The Octopus bimaculoides isolate UCB-OBI-ISO-001 chromosome 17, ASM119413v2, whole genome shotgun sequence genome includes the window TAACCACAAATTTTCCCTTATCACCACCCTTCTAACTCCCAATACAACTCCATCTGCATCAATTCTAGTTAACCtttgttttcatcattctttcatttactttcatcTAAATATACACGTACTTCCTCTATTgacatctgtttttacattttaatgtcttatttcttctttttgtttgtttataggcCACAGCCATGGTGGAATGATTGTACATCCAGATTGTCAGCATATCATCTACCACCTAggttacattgttgttgttgaaaacattagtacaaagaaacaaacattattgtTTGGCCACCATAATGATGTTAGTTGCTTGACTGTTTCCAGGAGTGGCCAATTTCTAGCTTCCGGTCAGGTCATATATATGGGATTCAAAGTGAGTATAAAAATTTTAGAGAAATATCATTCAACACCTATTCACACTTAAAAGCACACATATAATTgtgcctatatgtacatatactttagCCGATACCTATACATTTATAATTGACTAGCATAGATACCTGGTGTTGCCCATGTTACATGCAAttaaagaattagacttttctgttatattttctctaatgaactggaatatctatgattcgaatttcatcgaAATTGCAGATGAagtttctttccctctttacacaccctgaaaaaaattctaatcatgacacatgtatcccatactactgatctttatgcgcagattCCAAAATTGCAATGTTATGGAACctattaaaaggattttgctcctgaaaaatggaggtcatggagctctaaaatgtgggagttaaggcccctattgggggtgggtgtcttaatgtcaaccagagaagttgaattgttgagaatctttttaacttgggtctgaTATCTATTTGGATTTCTTTGAaattggaaatatatgtatgttcactgagtttgtaaaagagagcaaagctacaagAAACCAAAtgacaaatgatcacaataagcagtcagctactcTACCCTAGTTGTTACCACTCCCattgtaggattcctcaccatacaggtgacaggcacagccgtaaaatgcattatggatctatagcaattggaagggcgtgacccaactaaaataaacattaacaactgtgtgacgtgagggctaaggAGAAATGAAAGTATCACCTCTGGattttgcaaatgaccactataccaataggtaactggacagaataaatttacaatctataaatgtcatTGAATAACCTGTCACTCATCTAGGatggccttgaaatcaatgttaccatctagggactatgtgtgacccagtgataataaaaagactcaaaaggggtctgcaaccaaataactttactcaacactttgcaactgaattagtggaggcaaagatgcctctcatttacttgacaatttatgcaccaccttgcagaaatcacaatctaagtatatctcaaagcaaactcttacactgttgtaccattgaattacaaataatgctcatcttttatgctcgggtgaccctacagcttccagGAGTACAaatgtattcgtctttgcttagataaaatgactaaattgtagGTGTTAAGTCTCCATGAAGaggtctttctaacttctaaaaagatgaaattttagaaatattatttcatttgtgtctaatatctatggttaaaatttcatcaacagcaaaaatatatgaattttcatgcatagaatataatttccaaatttcataaagatccattcagtacttttgacttagttttggatcataaaaaaattactaaaatttgggagttaaggcccccattaggaggtcttagaatcctcatgagaagtggaaagtttgagaatacttcttgatgtgtgtcaattacctatggttgaaatttcatctacatcaaaaatttatgaattttcatgggggttctgccccctttaagccatctcaaattcaaaccaaacatattgcattatacccgcccttatgcattgaacctaagttccaaatatcataaggatccattcagtaattttggtccatgaaattgtatgaaacacacagcattacccttctccctaggcttggactttatgttccaaatttcattaggattggtgcagtagttttcgaatgtataagtaacacataaacacacataaagacattgacttttagaatatgcacatatacatcatcatcatcattgtctaatgtccgctttccacaagtgctagaaggcaatgctggtaatgattacgctctaatggtgctatttacgggccactagcacagaagccagacagctgctctggcaatgaacacgctcggacagtgctgttagtgctccactggcaaaggtgccagtcatcaagtatggttcaattatgatttcaatttcacttgccccaacagttctttgcaagcagagtttagtgtccaatgaagaagaggttggcatgggtgccagtcgtcggatttggttcaatttcgatttcagatttcaaatttcaaattctaaattcacttgcctcaacaagtcttcgcaagcagggtttttagtgtccaatgaagtaaagatacgaactagtgagctggctacacttctggcagaggtcacagattatgctctcacttgccttgctgggtcttctcacaNNNNNNNNNNNNNNNNNNNNNNNNNNNNNNNNNNNNNNNNNNNNNNNNNNNNNNNNNNNNNNNNNNNNNNNNNNNNNNNNNNNNNNNNNNNNNNNNNNNNNNNNNNNNNNNNNNNNNNNNNNNNNNNNNNNNNNNNNNNNNNNNNNNNNNNNNNNNNNNNNNNNNNNNNNNNNNNNNNNNNNNNNNNNNNNNNNNNNNNNNNNNNNNNNNNNNNNNNNNNNNNNNNNNNNNNNNNNNNNNNNNNNNNNNNNNNNNNNNNNNNNNNNNNNNNNNNNNNNNNNNNNNNNNNNNNNNNNNNNNNNNNNNNNNNNNNNNNNNNNNNNNNNNNNNNNNNNNNNNNNNNNNNNNNNNNNNNNNNNNNNNNNNNNNNNNNNNNNNNNNNNNNNNNNNNNNNNNNNNNNNNNNNNNNNNNNNNNNNNNNNNNNNNNNNNNNNNNNNNNNNNNNNNNNNNNNNNNNNNNNNNNNNNNNNNNNNNNNNNNNNNNNNNNNNNNNNNNNNNNNNNNNNNNNNNNNNNNNNNNNNNNNNNNNNNNNNNNNNNNNNNNNNNNNNNNNNNNNNNNNNNNNNNNNNNNNNNNNNNNNNNNNNNNNNNNNNNNNNNNNNNNNNNNNNNNNNNNNNNNNNNNNNNNNNNNNNNNNNNNNNNNNNNNNNNNNNNNNNNNNNNNNNNNNNNNNNNNNNNNNNNNNNNNNNNNNNNNNNNNNNNNNNNNNNNNNNNNNNNNNNNNNNNNNNNNNNNNNNNNNNNNNNNNNNNNNNNNNNNNNNNNNNNNNNNNNNNNNNNNNNNNNNNNNNNNNNNNNNNNNNNNNNNNNNNNNNNNNNNNNNNNNNNNNNNNNNNNNNNNNNNNNNNNNNNNNNNNNNNNNNNNNNNNNNNNNNNNNNNNNNNNNNNNNNNNNNNNNNNNNNNNNNNNNNNNNNNNNNNNNNNNNNNNNNNNNNNNNNNNNNNNNNNNNNNNNNNNNNNNNNNNNNNNNNNNNNNNNNNNNNNNNNNNNNNNNNNNNNNNNNNNNNNNNNaactatcttgctagttagccttcctttgatattgctgcacctcttatgtgtccatagcttatactgggtatatcttatggagtttctacctatgccttttctacaggtcgagcagggccatctacctgaaggggtttgtgttttgtctaccttcctacttattaggactttagttttagctaggttgactctaagacccttcgattctagtccttgcttccacacctgaaacttctcctctagttctgatagtgactcagcaattagtataaggtcatcagcatagaggagctcccacgagcatcccgtcttgaattcctgtgttattgcctggaggactatgatgaataggagggggctgaggattgaaccttggtggatccctacctctacccggaattcttcactgaaCTCATTGCcaaactctcaccttactgacagtgtccctgtacatggcttgcacagctctcgctaaccactcatctatctctagtttcctcattgaccaccagataagggagcaggggaccctgtcaaaggctttctctatgtcaacgaaagccaggtacagaggtttatctttggctaggtatttctcctgcagctgtctgaccagaaatatagcatcagtggtgctttttcctggaacagacccaaactgcatctcatctaaactgactcgctccctaagtagttgggctatgaccctctctgtgaccttcattacctggtccaacaacttgatacctctgtaattgtttgtgtctaaagcgtcacctttacctttgtagcagttgactatggtgctgctacaccagtcattgggtatgactccttcgtgtatcacctggttaacaatacgggtgactaggctatagctgacactgccaattattttgagcatttctgcagtgattcctgatgggccagggggctttccctgtcttcatactcttgatcactttatctaccaaggtactgtcaattaggatagctggtccctctgttgggtcaacatgcagcagactctcttcctcccattcattcgctttattaagcaacctttcatagtggcgtctccaaacctctctctttgcagcctcgtttagtgcaagggAGCCATCATCCaagtggacacatttctctcctgcaACATCATGATTTTCtatcacacactgtcttgcaacacgaaatacttcaagtcttatacatatctatatatgttatatatgtgtgagtgtattatgtatatatcatcatcatcatcgtttaacgtccgctttccatgctagcatgggttggacgatttgactgaggactggtgcaaccgaatggctacaccaggctccaatctaatttggcagagtttctacagctggatgcccttcctaacgccaaccactcataagTTTTGCTaaattgtttatatctatattgtgatagaaaatgttcctttaatagaataaaaaatttttGCAGCTTGTATAACAACAGTTAAATTGCATACTGGATTAAGTCagactgtatatttctttttgtttagtttCAGTTTAACTTATATATCTTTTACACATTGCATGTTATATTGGAATCTACTACAATGAGANNNNNNNNNNNNNNNNNNNNNNNNNNNNNNNNNNNNNNNNNNNNNNNNNNNNNNNNNNNNNNNNNNNNNNNNNNNNNNNNNNNNNNNNNNNNNNNNNNNNNNNNNNNNNNNNNNNNNNNNNNNNNNNNNNNNNNNNNNNNNNNNNNNNNNNNNNNNNNNNNNNNNNNNNNNNNNNNNNNNNNNNNNNNNNNNNNNNNNNNNNNNNNNNNNNNNNNNNNNNNNNNNNNNNNNNNNNNNNNNNNNNNNNNNNNNNNNNNNNNNNNNNNNNNNNNNNNNNNNNNNNNNNNNNNNNNNNNNNNNNNNNNNNNNNNNNNNNNNNNNNNNNNNNNNNNNNNNNNNNNNNNNNNNNNNNNNNNNNNNNNNNNNNNNNNNNNNNNNNNNNNNNNNNNNNNNNNNNNNNNNNNNNNNNNNNNNNNNNNNNNNNNNNNNNNNNNNNNNNNNNNNNNNNNNNNNNNNNNNNNNNNNNNNNNNNNNNNNNNNNNNNNNNNNNNNNNNNNNNNNNNNNNNNNNNNNNNNNNNNNNNNNNNNNNNNNNNNNNNNNNNNNNNNNNNNNNNNNNNNNNNNNNNNNNNNNNNNNNNNNNNNNNNNNNNNNNNNNNNNNNNNNNNNNNNNNNNNNNNNNNNNNNNNNNNNNNNNNNNNNNNNNNNNNNNNNNNNNNNNNNNNNNNNNNNNNNNNNNNNNNNNNNNNNNNNNNNNNNNNNNNNNNNNNNNNNNNNNNNNNNNNNNNNNNNNNNNNNNNNNNNNNNNNNNNNNNNNNNNNNNNNNNNNNNNNNNNNNNNNNNNNNNNNNNNNNNNNNNNNNNNNNNNNNNNNNNNNNNNNNNNNNNNNNNNNNNNNNNNNNNNNNNNNNNNNNNNNNNNNNNNNNNNNNNNNNNNNNNNNNNNNNNNNNNNNNNNNNNNNNNNNNNNNNNNNNNNNNNNNNNNNNNNNNNNNNNNNNNNNNNNNNNNNNNNNNNNNNNNNNNNNNNNNNNNNNNNNNNNNNNNNNNNNNNNNNNNNNNNNNNNNNNNNNNNNNNNNNNNNNNNNNNNNNNNNNNNNNNNNNNNNNNNNNNNNNNNNNNNNNNNNNNNNNNNNNNNNNNNNNNNNNNNNNNNNNNNNNNNNNNNNNNNNNNNNNNNNNNNNNNNNNNNNNNNNNNNNNNNNNNNNNNNNNNNNNNNNNNNNNNNNNNNNNNNNNNNNNNNNNNNNNNNNNNNNNNNNNNNNNNNNNNNNNNNNNNNNNNNNNNNNNNNNNNNNNNNNNNNNNNNNNNNNNNNNNNNNNNNNNNNNNNNNNNNNNNNNNNNNNNNNNNNNNNNNNNNNNNNNNNNNNNNNNNNNNNNNNNNNNNNNNNNNNNNNNNNNNNNNNNNNNNNNNNNNNNNNNNNNNNNNNNNNNNNNNNNNNNNNNNNNNNNNNNNNNNNNNNNNNNNNNNN containing:
- the LOC106873844 gene encoding cilia- and flagella-associated protein 52-like, with protein sequence MSERTEEPVEIKPSSVMGFNGHSHGGMIVHPDCQHIIYHLGYIVVVENISTKKQTLLFGHHNDVSCLTVSRSGQFLASGQVIYMGFKADIIVWDYEKKDIYCRFTLHKVKVQALDISPNDLFLLSLGGQDDGK